Proteins encoded within one genomic window of Kibdelosporangium phytohabitans:
- a CDS encoding prolyl oligopeptidase family serine peptidase yields MRSIETPRRPVSKTIGAVTFTDPYDWLNADTEEVRRWQDSQVDQAVTAIRSSPHFGPILEAVRDLPSGVDGALGAPLAIAGKEFRIGRNEEGTAQALLVDDRVLIDAAELTARRGDGRPTTLLYAIPSPDGRRVAFSHAAGGEPFGHYGVVEVETGHLWNIAELTMQGNMLRAEWLPDGTGFFLHGRAPDGRHALRFAAVTDDAVRHPDAVFESGDVSPTALGLTPQVSPSGRFVLGVTVPHEYVASVIGDLTTGQWRRFAPGDFTEELHGVWLDDDTYLAIVTDTPRGRVVAIPVATSTDRQTWTEIIAAGDRVLRSLDIVDGRLIVTALKDVSLDISVHEPDGTLIGTAPLPPASASYGLVLDRVRPRADRFTFYANTFTTSDTLYQLDVADLSLEVRQAGRELDGITVEQFFATSKDGARIPYFVLAGPDGNRGKPALVNAYGGFNIPWLPVFLGDNTPFVRAGGIYVRANLRGGGEYGRDWYEAGRREHKQNAFDDLRAVGEDLIARGIASTLAFHGASNGGLVAGVAVTQQPDLWRAVVAQVPVLDVLEPLSGVEGAEAIRAVYAKDYGNPDDPADARVLAAYSPYHNVRPDVAYPAVLQVLGEHDIGCPPVRGRKFTAALRHASTSGHPVLLRIWKDAGHGSLDPVIATETRAEVLTFLLDQLGF; encoded by the coding sequence GTGAGAAGCATCGAGACGCCGCGGCGGCCGGTCAGCAAGACGATCGGGGCAGTGACCTTCACCGATCCCTACGACTGGCTCAACGCGGACACCGAGGAAGTGCGGCGCTGGCAGGACAGCCAAGTCGACCAGGCCGTCACCGCGATCAGGTCGTCCCCGCACTTCGGCCCGATCCTGGAAGCCGTGCGGGACCTGCCATCCGGCGTGGACGGGGCACTGGGCGCGCCACTGGCCATCGCCGGCAAGGAGTTCCGGATCGGGCGCAACGAGGAGGGGACGGCACAGGCACTGCTCGTCGATGACCGTGTCCTCATCGACGCCGCCGAACTGACCGCACGCCGGGGCGACGGGCGGCCGACGACGCTGCTCTACGCGATTCCGTCACCCGACGGACGGCGTGTGGCGTTCAGCCACGCCGCGGGTGGCGAGCCGTTCGGTCACTACGGCGTCGTGGAGGTGGAAACCGGGCACCTGTGGAACATCGCCGAGCTCACGATGCAGGGCAACATGCTGCGCGCCGAATGGCTTCCGGACGGCACCGGGTTCTTCCTGCACGGCCGTGCGCCGGACGGGCGGCACGCCTTGCGGTTCGCCGCCGTGACCGACGACGCCGTACGGCATCCCGATGCGGTGTTCGAGTCCGGGGACGTCTCACCGACCGCTCTCGGTCTCACGCCGCAGGTGTCGCCGTCCGGCCGGTTCGTGCTCGGGGTGACCGTGCCGCACGAATATGTCGCCTCGGTGATCGGCGACCTGACCACCGGCCAGTGGCGGCGGTTCGCGCCGGGCGACTTCACCGAGGAACTGCACGGCGTCTGGCTGGACGACGACACCTACCTGGCCATCGTCACGGACACGCCACGTGGCCGGGTCGTGGCGATCCCGGTCGCCACGTCGACCGACCGGCAAACCTGGACCGAGATCATCGCCGCGGGCGACCGCGTGCTCCGGTCGCTGGACATCGTGGACGGGCGGCTGATCGTCACGGCACTCAAAGACGTCTCGCTGGACATCAGCGTCCACGAACCCGACGGCACACTGATCGGCACGGCCCCGCTGCCGCCCGCCAGCGCGTCCTACGGGCTCGTGCTCGACCGCGTCCGGCCGCGCGCGGACCGCTTCACCTTCTACGCCAACACATTCACCACCTCGGACACGCTGTACCAGCTCGACGTGGCCGATCTGAGCCTCGAGGTCCGCCAGGCCGGTCGCGAACTGGACGGCATCACGGTCGAGCAGTTCTTCGCCACCTCGAAGGACGGCGCGCGCATCCCGTACTTCGTCCTCGCCGGACCGGACGGCAACCGCGGGAAACCGGCGCTGGTCAACGCCTACGGCGGCTTCAACATCCCGTGGCTGCCGGTGTTCCTCGGCGACAACACGCCGTTCGTGCGGGCAGGCGGGATCTATGTCCGCGCCAACCTGCGCGGTGGCGGCGAATACGGCCGCGACTGGTACGAAGCTGGTCGCAGGGAGCACAAGCAGAACGCTTTCGACGACCTGCGTGCGGTCGGCGAGGACCTGATCGCGCGGGGTATCGCGAGCACACTGGCGTTCCACGGTGCCTCCAACGGCGGCCTGGTCGCCGGCGTCGCCGTGACCCAGCAGCCGGACCTGTGGCGTGCTGTTGTCGCGCAGGTTCCCGTGCTCGACGTGCTCGAGCCGCTGTCCGGTGTGGAGGGTGCGGAGGCCATTCGGGCGGTGTACGCCAAGGACTACGGCAATCCCGACGATCCCGCCGACGCCAGGGTTCTCGCCGCGTACTCGCCGTACCACAACGTTCGGCCGGACGTGGCGTATCCGGCTGTGCTGCAGGTGCTCGGGGAGCACGACATCGGCTGCCCGCCCGTGCGGGGCCGGAAGTTCACCGCCGCTCTGCGGCACGCGTCGACCAGCGGCCACCCGGTTCTCCTGCGGATCTGGAAGGACGCCGGGCACGGCAGCCTCGACCCGGTGATCGCCACGGAGACCCGTGCCGAGGTCCTCACGTTCCTGCTGGACCAGCTGGGTTTCTAG
- a CDS encoding TetR/AcrR family transcriptional regulator, producing the protein MTTHPLRAGGKPLRADAERTVRTILEAAERVLSGDPTATMEQIAEAARVARTTVHRRFATREALVDALTRWATEQFAAAVDGALSDTAPPLVVLYRVTADVLRVKIGWGFAMTRAGASAEPDIAQVHAEVVEKCDRLFRRARATGLLRADVDVEWARRCYYALIHEVTQGGTADADVDALTTLIVDTLLRGFGSAPASL; encoded by the coding sequence GTGACTACGCACCCCCTTCGAGCCGGCGGCAAGCCGCTGCGCGCCGACGCCGAACGGACCGTGCGCACGATCCTGGAAGCAGCGGAACGCGTGCTCTCGGGCGATCCCACGGCCACGATGGAACAGATCGCGGAGGCCGCGCGCGTTGCTCGTACCACCGTTCACCGGCGCTTCGCCACACGTGAGGCCCTTGTCGACGCGTTGACTCGATGGGCGACGGAGCAGTTCGCCGCCGCTGTCGACGGCGCGCTGTCCGACACCGCCCCACCCCTGGTTGTCCTCTACCGCGTCACCGCCGATGTGCTGCGCGTCAAGATCGGCTGGGGCTTCGCCATGACCCGTGCCGGCGCCTCCGCGGAGCCGGACATCGCTCAGGTGCACGCCGAGGTGGTGGAGAAGTGCGACCGGCTCTTCCGGCGGGCGCGGGCAACCGGGCTGCTGCGGGCCGACGTCGACGTCGAGTGGGCGCGGCGCTGCTACTACGCGCTCATCCACGAGGTGACCCAGGGCGGAACCGCTGACGCGGACGTCGATGCCCTGACCACCTTGATCGTGGACACGCTGCTGCGGGGATTCGGGAGCGCGCCCGCCAGCCTCTGA
- a CDS encoding SDR family NAD(P)-dependent oxidoreductase, with translation MDLQLSGRTAVVTGASRGIGLATVAALRGEGMRVVAAARTVPPELKDLGAIVIPMDLTSADGPARLIEAAQAELGELDVLVNNVGGGDGEATGGFLSFDDGQWDEIYGLNLFAAVRTTRAALPSLLRRGGAIVNVSSNGARIPHAGPVPYTTAKAALTAFGKALAEEFGPQGVRVNTVSPGPVRTAMWESPDGYGAQLATSLGLTREQLVAGLPATMGMTTGRLVEPAEVAALIAYLASPLAASTTGTDHLIDGGATKTA, from the coding sequence ATGGATCTGCAGTTGAGTGGACGTACCGCCGTGGTGACCGGAGCCAGCCGGGGAATCGGCCTCGCCACCGTCGCGGCACTGCGAGGTGAGGGCATGCGCGTGGTCGCGGCCGCACGCACAGTGCCACCGGAACTCAAGGACCTCGGGGCGATCGTGATCCCGATGGACCTGACCTCGGCCGACGGACCGGCCCGGCTGATCGAGGCAGCACAGGCGGAACTCGGCGAGCTGGACGTGCTCGTCAACAACGTGGGCGGCGGCGACGGCGAAGCGACGGGCGGATTCCTGTCCTTCGACGACGGGCAATGGGACGAGATCTACGGCCTGAACCTCTTCGCAGCGGTCCGCACAACCCGGGCCGCGTTGCCCAGCCTGCTGCGGCGCGGCGGCGCCATCGTCAACGTCTCCTCGAACGGTGCACGGATCCCGCACGCCGGGCCGGTTCCGTACACGACAGCGAAGGCAGCACTGACCGCGTTCGGAAAGGCCCTCGCGGAGGAGTTCGGCCCCCAGGGCGTGCGCGTCAACACGGTGTCCCCCGGCCCGGTGCGCACGGCGATGTGGGAATCACCCGACGGCTACGGCGCCCAGCTCGCCACGTCACTCGGGCTCACACGTGAGCAACTCGTGGCCGGGCTGCCCGCGACGATGGGCATGACCACGGGACGCCTCGTCGAGCCCGCGGAAGTCGCCGCACTGATCGCGTACCTCGCCTCACCACTCGCGGCAAGCACCACGGGAACCGACCACCTCATCGACGGCGGCGCGACCAAAACAGCCTGA
- a CDS encoding AraC family transcriptional regulator: MDALANLLDGPRARGAFLMKVVLDPPWSIHVRDEAPLALVTMVRGSGWVIAGDDSPVKVNTGDVVIARGTTPYIVADDPGTPPQVVIHPGDRCTTLHGEPLEEKLGLGVRTWGDNVDGDTMMLIGTYHMSGEVSRRLLDALPPMLIVPSGRWESPIIPVLADEIVKDEPAQAVVLDRLLDLVLITVLRAWFAQQDAETPPWYRAHGDPVVGAALRMIYNDPAHPWTVASLADSTGVSRATLARRFTELVGESPMAFLTDWRLALAADLLREPEATVGSVARKVGYGSSFALSAAFKRVRGVSPRAHLADQR, translated from the coding sequence GTGGACGCACTCGCCAACCTCCTCGACGGCCCGCGCGCCCGTGGCGCGTTCCTGATGAAGGTCGTCCTCGACCCGCCGTGGAGCATCCACGTCCGTGACGAAGCCCCGCTCGCCCTGGTCACGATGGTGCGCGGCAGCGGCTGGGTCATCGCGGGCGACGACTCACCGGTCAAAGTCAACACCGGCGACGTCGTCATCGCCCGCGGCACCACGCCGTACATCGTCGCCGACGACCCGGGAACACCACCGCAAGTCGTGATCCACCCCGGCGACCGCTGCACGACGCTGCACGGCGAACCGCTGGAGGAGAAGCTGGGCCTCGGCGTCCGCACGTGGGGCGACAACGTCGACGGCGACACGATGATGCTGATCGGCACGTACCACATGTCCGGCGAGGTGAGCCGACGGCTGCTGGATGCCTTGCCACCCATGCTGATCGTGCCGTCGGGCCGGTGGGAGTCGCCGATCATCCCGGTGCTGGCCGACGAGATCGTCAAGGACGAACCGGCGCAGGCGGTCGTCCTGGACCGCCTGCTCGACTTGGTCCTCATCACGGTCCTGCGAGCGTGGTTCGCCCAGCAGGACGCCGAGACACCGCCGTGGTACCGGGCGCATGGCGATCCCGTTGTGGGGGCGGCACTCCGGATGATCTACAACGACCCCGCGCACCCGTGGACCGTGGCGTCGCTGGCCGACTCGACCGGTGTTTCGCGGGCGACGCTCGCTCGGCGGTTCACCGAGCTGGTGGGGGAGTCGCCGATGGCGTTCCTGACCGACTGGCGCCTGGCTCTGGCGGCCGACTTGCTCCGTGAACCGGAGGCGACCGTGGGTTCGGTGGCGAGGAAAGTCGGGTATGGCAGCAGTTTCGCTCTCAGCGCCGCGTTCAAGCGGGTGCGTGGCGTGTCTCCCCGGGCACACCTGGCGGATCAACGCTGA